One stretch of Siphonobacter curvatus DNA includes these proteins:
- a CDS encoding DEAD/DEAH box helicase, which translates to MKYVPHQYQEHATQHIIENEAVQLCGGAGLFLEMGLGKTVATLTAIDELMHKRREVKKVLVIAPLRVAAHTWPKEIEQWDHLKHLTVSVCLGSEKKRKDALRAEADIYTINRENVPWLVAYLQNNGKWPFDMLVIDELSSFKDQSSHRFKSLRIIRPLIKRVVGLTGTPSPNSLIDLWSQLYLLDRGERLGKTVGRYRQQFFNEGKKNGHVVYEYNLKKGDALLGPQIYKKLIYEKIGDICVSMKKEDWLTLPPLIDNHVCVSLPEEVRTQYKKFERDSVLSLTDADDISSVSAASLTQKLTQFSNGAVYDEDKQFHEVHRLKIDALADVLEAANGNPVLCFYSFKSDVARIQKYLKGYKPHLLQGTEDLDRWNEGKIPFLLAHPASAGHGLNMQHGGNHIVWFGLPWSLELYQQAVARLHRQGQKKSVINTWITCQGTVEDDIIQALSRKAEDQNNLMVALKARIQRILSA; encoded by the coding sequence ATGAAATACGTACCGCATCAATACCAGGAACACGCCACGCAACACATTATCGAAAACGAGGCCGTACAGCTTTGCGGCGGTGCTGGCTTGTTCCTTGAAATGGGACTTGGCAAGACTGTTGCTACGCTTACGGCCATTGATGAGCTGATGCACAAGCGTCGTGAAGTGAAAAAGGTTTTAGTCATCGCTCCGCTTCGGGTGGCCGCTCATACCTGGCCCAAAGAGATTGAGCAATGGGACCATCTCAAGCACCTGACCGTTTCGGTTTGCCTGGGCTCAGAAAAGAAGCGTAAGGACGCTTTGCGGGCCGAGGCGGACATCTACACCATCAACCGCGAGAACGTACCCTGGCTCGTGGCTTACCTGCAAAACAACGGCAAATGGCCTTTTGACATGCTGGTCATTGATGAGCTCTCGAGCTTTAAAGATCAATCGTCGCATCGCTTTAAATCGCTTCGCATTATCCGGCCCCTGATTAAGCGGGTCGTAGGCCTTACGGGTACGCCTTCGCCGAATTCGCTCATCGATCTCTGGTCACAGCTTTACCTATTAGATCGAGGCGAGCGATTAGGCAAAACAGTAGGCCGTTACCGTCAGCAGTTTTTCAACGAGGGTAAAAAAAACGGCCACGTTGTTTACGAGTACAACCTCAAAAAGGGTGACGCCCTCTTAGGGCCTCAGATTTATAAAAAGCTGATTTACGAAAAGATTGGCGATATCTGCGTAAGCATGAAGAAAGAGGACTGGCTGACGCTTCCTCCCCTGATTGATAACCACGTATGCGTGAGCTTGCCCGAAGAGGTAAGAACCCAGTACAAAAAGTTCGAACGGGATTCAGTGCTTAGCCTGACCGATGCGGACGACATCTCAAGCGTATCAGCAGCCAGCCTTACCCAGAAGCTTACCCAGTTCTCAAACGGAGCGGTGTACGATGAGGATAAGCAGTTTCATGAAGTGCATAGACTCAAAATTGATGCACTGGCCGATGTCCTGGAAGCGGCTAATGGCAATCCGGTTTTATGCTTCTACAGCTTCAAATCCGACGTGGCCCGGATTCAGAAGTACTTGAAAGGGTATAAGCCTCACCTGCTTCAGGGTACCGAGGATCTGGATCGTTGGAACGAGGGTAAAATACCTTTTCTTCTCGCCCACCCCGCCTCAGCCGGTCATGGTTTGAATATGCAACACGGCGGCAATCACATTGTCTGGTTTGGTCTGCCCTGGTCTTTGGAGCTCTACCAGCAGGCCGTAGCCCGGCTTCACCGGCAAGGGCAAAAGAAATCGGTGATCAATACCTGGATTACCTGTCAGGGCACGGTAGAGGACGACATCATTCAGGCCTTGAGCCGGAAAGCCGAAGATCAGAATAATCTCATGGTAGCCCTGAAAGCACGTATTCAACGAATCCTTAGCGCTTAG
- a CDS encoding Y-family DNA polymerase, which produces MFGIIDCNNFYASCQRAFDPSLEGKPIVVLSNNDGCVIARSNEAKALGIEMGTPAFQIATYTKSVGVQAFSSNYTLYGDMSDRVVAAIASMVDRYEVYSIDECFVDLSGYEHYTKDIYEYAWMIKERIRRWTGIPVSIGIATTKTLAKVANRRAKKNPAYGGLYMIQSKTEIERALDGFDIGDLWGIGRQYVRKLKEFGCKDALHFAQQSEAWVAKNMTVQGLRLLKELNGQPCYDLELIPDRKKAICTARSFGELTQSKDVVREALANYAANCAKKLRKEGSIANLMTIFLHTNQYREQDRQYYGHKTIHLPKATSFTPDLIHSAHQVLDMLWQDGLNFKKVGCIVSGLQPEEHRQAQLFTDIDWEKEQKAMRALDTVNGWYGKDTVKVAAQGFGRKWKMLQERLSPCYTTRWSDLITAKC; this is translated from the coding sequence ATGTTTGGTATTATCGACTGTAATAACTTCTACGCAAGCTGTCAACGTGCCTTTGATCCTAGCTTAGAAGGAAAGCCTATCGTCGTACTCAGCAATAACGACGGGTGCGTCATCGCCCGAAGCAACGAGGCAAAGGCGCTCGGAATAGAAATGGGCACGCCTGCCTTTCAAATTGCTACTTATACCAAGTCGGTAGGTGTACAGGCCTTTTCAAGCAACTATACCTTGTATGGCGATATGTCGGATCGCGTCGTAGCGGCCATCGCCAGCATGGTTGATCGGTATGAAGTGTACAGCATTGATGAATGCTTCGTAGACCTCTCAGGTTATGAACACTACACCAAAGACATTTATGAATACGCCTGGATGATTAAGGAACGCATTCGGAGATGGACCGGCATCCCTGTGTCAATCGGTATCGCTACAACAAAGACATTGGCGAAAGTGGCCAATAGAAGGGCTAAGAAGAATCCAGCCTACGGTGGGCTGTACATGATTCAGTCTAAAACTGAAATCGAACGTGCCTTAGATGGTTTTGATATTGGGGATTTGTGGGGAATAGGCAGGCAGTATGTACGCAAATTAAAAGAATTTGGTTGCAAGGATGCCCTGCATTTCGCCCAGCAATCAGAAGCCTGGGTTGCTAAAAACATGACTGTTCAGGGCTTACGACTGCTCAAAGAGCTGAACGGCCAGCCCTGCTACGACCTTGAATTAATCCCTGACAGGAAAAAAGCCATTTGCACAGCCAGGTCTTTCGGAGAACTTACCCAATCGAAGGACGTAGTACGGGAAGCGTTAGCGAATTATGCTGCCAATTGTGCCAAGAAGCTCAGGAAAGAAGGAAGTATAGCTAACCTGATGACCATCTTTCTGCATACTAACCAATACCGGGAGCAGGACCGGCAGTACTACGGCCACAAGACCATTCACCTACCTAAGGCTACAAGCTTCACGCCGGATTTGATTCATTCGGCTCACCAGGTATTAGATATGCTCTGGCAGGACGGCTTAAACTTCAAGAAAGTGGGTTGCATCGTCAGTGGTTTGCAACCCGAAGAGCATCGTCAAGCTCAACTTTTCACGGATATTGACTGGGAAAAAGAGCAGAAAGCAATGCGGGCTCTGGATACGGTAAACGGCTGGTATGGGAAAGACACAGTAAAAGTAGCGGCACAAGGTTTTGGACGAAAGTGGAAAATGCTGCAGGAACGCCTATCCCCCTGCTACACCACGAGATGGTCAGACCTGATAACAGCCAAGTGCTAG
- a CDS encoding LexA family protein has translation MNWASVEFFHLNTQTKEFYPLSPLPIAAGFPSPADDHREGILSLSELLIEHTASTVFAWASGRSMEGAGIYDGDLLIIDRAKTPKDGDIVIAFVNGEWTVKFYKKQGKAVALVSASQYYEPILPQPDDEWQLFGVVTFTVRDHGNRLAYKRKGGL, from the coding sequence ATGAATTGGGCAAGCGTTGAGTTTTTTCACCTGAATACGCAGACCAAGGAGTTCTACCCCTTGAGTCCGTTACCCATCGCCGCAGGGTTTCCCAGTCCGGCAGATGATCACCGAGAAGGTATTCTTTCACTTAGCGAATTGCTTATTGAGCATACCGCCTCTACCGTTTTTGCCTGGGCCAGCGGTCGCAGCATGGAAGGAGCCGGCATATATGATGGCGATTTGCTGATCATCGACCGAGCCAAAACCCCGAAAGACGGTGACATCGTGATCGCGTTCGTAAATGGAGAGTGGACAGTAAAGTTTTACAAGAAGCAGGGCAAAGCGGTAGCCCTTGTATCTGCGTCTCAGTATTACGAACCTATTCTGCCTCAACCCGACGACGAGTGGCAGCTCTTTGGCGTCGTGACTTTCACGGTACGAGACCACGGTAACCGGTTAGCCTATAAGCGGAAAGGGGGCTTGTGA
- a CDS encoding phage portal protein: MNLTDLKAAIVKGQDIKKAVELLKGKRTLPTVEEFKKQYNVKDHEVFDTAKRPDKPLADGSFEKVNRLGFSFQELITERAVSFLFGLPPKVVCDPQGEGQKKVLGAINRIFKDNKISSFNAEIALEMFKSTEVAECWFPVKKDAEHEDYGFKTPFKLRVMAFNPWDGNELYPLFDETGDMIAFSRAYILLDGEGKKINYFETYTEAEKIIWKEGATGEWEEVSRENNVIGKIPVVYGRQKEVEWSNVESIIKRLEYLLSNFADTDDYHGSPTILVTGELTNMAKKGETGKLLQAKNGATAEYLSWNHAPEAIKLEIETLLRFLFSLTQTPDISFEAVKGLGEISGVALKMLFLDAHLKVKKKQRVFDAYLERRTNIVKAFVGMMATSLKGDVAAIDIETQIQPFIIDDEAGLVSRLVTANGGKPLISKKTATALSGLVDNVDEEMKQMQTESQQERSFDVTETAF; the protein is encoded by the coding sequence ATGAACCTAACTGACTTAAAAGCCGCAATCGTCAAAGGCCAGGATATTAAAAAAGCAGTCGAGCTGCTGAAAGGTAAACGCACACTTCCTACGGTAGAAGAGTTTAAGAAGCAATACAACGTAAAAGATCACGAAGTCTTTGATACGGCCAAACGACCCGACAAGCCTTTAGCGGATGGTAGCTTTGAAAAGGTGAACCGATTAGGCTTTTCATTCCAAGAGCTTATCACCGAGCGGGCGGTAAGCTTTCTATTCGGTCTTCCTCCTAAAGTAGTCTGCGATCCCCAGGGGGAAGGACAAAAGAAGGTGCTGGGAGCAATCAACCGCATTTTCAAGGATAATAAAATATCCAGCTTCAACGCGGAAATAGCTTTAGAGATGTTCAAATCTACGGAAGTAGCGGAGTGCTGGTTCCCGGTTAAGAAAGACGCTGAGCACGAGGACTACGGCTTTAAAACCCCATTCAAGCTTCGGGTTATGGCCTTTAATCCCTGGGACGGGAACGAGCTGTATCCGCTTTTCGACGAAACAGGCGATATGATCGCTTTTAGCCGGGCATATATCCTCCTTGATGGTGAAGGCAAAAAGATTAACTACTTCGAGACTTATACGGAAGCCGAAAAGATTATCTGGAAAGAGGGTGCCACAGGTGAGTGGGAAGAGGTCAGCCGGGAGAATAATGTAATTGGTAAGATTCCCGTCGTCTACGGCCGTCAGAAAGAGGTAGAATGGTCAAACGTTGAATCGATCATTAAACGCCTCGAATACTTGCTTTCCAACTTTGCCGATACTGACGATTACCACGGATCCCCGACGATTTTAGTTACTGGAGAGCTGACAAACATGGCTAAAAAGGGCGAAACAGGTAAGCTGCTTCAAGCCAAAAATGGGGCCACAGCTGAATACCTTTCCTGGAACCATGCCCCGGAGGCTATCAAGCTTGAAATCGAAACGCTGCTCCGTTTTTTATTCTCATTGACCCAAACGCCAGATATTTCCTTTGAAGCGGTGAAAGGTTTAGGGGAAATTTCCGGCGTAGCGCTTAAAATGCTCTTTCTCGATGCCCACTTGAAGGTCAAAAAGAAGCAACGGGTCTTTGATGCGTACCTGGAGCGTCGTACCAATATCGTGAAAGCCTTCGTGGGCATGATGGCTACGAGCCTAAAAGGTGATGTTGCGGCCATTGATATTGAAACCCAGATTCAACCCTTCATCATTGACGATGAGGCAGGTCTGGTGAGCCGTTTAGTTACGGCCAACGGCGGAAAACCGCTCATCTCAAAGAAGACCGCTACGGCTCTTTCCGGATTGGTCGATAACGTGGATGAGGAGATGAAGCAAATGCAGACTGAAAGCCAGCAGGAGCGGAGTTTTGATGTCACTGAAACTGCGTTCTAA
- a CDS encoding DUF3310 domain-containing protein: MKNETPSHYVSNGMESEEAMSRIYGPEEVAIFYKLSRFKYLWRAGKKDEAIKDVGKALHCEAKAAEFYRMAEPDVMHEPA, from the coding sequence ATGAAAAACGAAACACCCTCGCACTATGTCTCTAACGGCATGGAGTCCGAAGAAGCGATGTCCCGAATCTACGGCCCCGAGGAAGTAGCCATCTTTTACAAGCTATCCCGCTTTAAATACCTCTGGCGTGCGGGCAAAAAGGATGAAGCTATAAAAGACGTCGGTAAGGCCCTTCACTGTGAAGCCAAAGCGGCCGAGTTTTACCGAATGGCTGAGCCGGACGTAATGCATGAACCGGCATGA
- a CDS encoding VRR-NUC domain-containing protein, protein MDEKQLEKKFREQVKKRGGLALKFVSPGFRGVPDRLVLTLGNIHFVELKAPGKKPSPIQLAAHQIFARFGFPVWIVDSPESLNAFLDQI, encoded by the coding sequence ATGGATGAAAAGCAACTCGAAAAGAAGTTTCGGGAGCAGGTGAAGAAAAGAGGCGGTCTGGCTTTAAAGTTCGTATCACCGGGTTTTCGTGGAGTGCCTGATCGGTTAGTACTCACTCTTGGAAATATCCATTTTGTTGAATTGAAAGCCCCCGGTAAAAAGCCCTCACCCATTCAGCTAGCAGCACACCAGATTTTCGCCCGCTTCGGCTTTCCGGTTTGGATTGTCGACTCCCCAGAATCACTCAACGCATTTTTAGATCAGATATGA
- a CDS encoding virulence-associated E family protein produces the protein MSKIDIAIGKHRNDEVWKNKSVEWSEFVERCSKTHRTAEKLAVYLAAPKTRQDEIKDVGAFVGGYLANGRRKKDTVTHRQLITLDADFASADLWSDFCLAYRCAAVVYSTHKHTPAKPRLRLIIPLDRPVSPDEFEAISRRVAGSLGIDQFDHTTYQVNRLMYWPSTSVDGEFVFHEQQGEFLEADSILAQYHNWQDTSEWPVSDSETAAIKTGIKRQGDPTEKEGVIGAFCRIYGIHEAIETFLSDVYESCDVDNRYTYMGGTTAAGVIVYEDKWAYSHHGTDPTSGKLCNAFDLVRIHKFGYQDESKKADTPVNKLPSYLNMMDFAGKDEKVKKLIFTERLASAREDFERGDVDGDEIDLEWTGKLDTDRKGTILPNPDNLEVILRYDPLLKGKIRYNEFSKAKEVHGKLPWARPEDSNEWCDFDDSGIRRYLGGKPYEIKNKGMIEDGLSQIAYENRFHSVRDYLNSLVWDGVERLDRVFVDYLGAEDTELNRMLTRKTLVAAVARIMNPGCKFDYVLTLISDEGASKSTLLYNLGKRQWFSSSLTFSMISGGNGKQAFEQLQNKWILEIAEMTGLKKAEVEAVKAYITSREDHYRASYSPNMTSRERQCIFIGTTNNVDFLVSQTGNRRFWPLPVRVQAPTKAVQEEMPDEEIDPLWAEAVVRYRQGEKLYLTPEWEAVIKDIQQQHTEVDPREVKIQSYLDMLLPDNWEAMSIPERRAYIHYGGDPLVKAEVQRIRVSIAEIWTEAFDGQSKDMTTNNVKFIQNYMRRKATDWEPKLMKIKGNVVRGYARKAGFLELLER, from the coding sequence ATGTCGAAGATAGATATTGCCATCGGCAAGCATCGTAACGATGAAGTCTGGAAGAACAAGTCCGTGGAGTGGTCAGAGTTCGTCGAACGCTGCTCGAAGACGCACCGTACGGCTGAGAAGCTGGCTGTTTACCTGGCGGCCCCCAAGACGCGTCAGGATGAAATTAAGGACGTCGGGGCCTTCGTAGGTGGCTATCTGGCCAATGGCCGACGGAAGAAAGACACCGTCACGCACCGGCAGCTGATTACGCTCGATGCGGACTTTGCCTCCGCGGATTTGTGGTCTGATTTCTGCCTGGCGTATCGCTGTGCAGCGGTAGTCTACTCGACTCACAAGCACACGCCCGCCAAGCCTCGCCTGCGACTTATTATCCCCCTAGACCGGCCCGTATCCCCGGATGAGTTCGAAGCTATCTCCCGCCGGGTTGCCGGGTCTCTGGGCATTGATCAGTTCGACCATACCACCTACCAAGTCAACCGATTGATGTACTGGCCCTCTACCTCAGTGGACGGGGAGTTCGTCTTCCACGAGCAGCAGGGCGAGTTTTTAGAGGCTGATAGCATCCTGGCTCAATACCACAACTGGCAGGATACCTCGGAGTGGCCCGTAAGCGACTCAGAAACGGCCGCTATCAAAACGGGCATTAAGCGTCAGGGCGACCCGACGGAAAAAGAAGGTGTCATTGGGGCTTTTTGCCGCATCTACGGGATTCATGAAGCCATTGAAACCTTCCTGTCGGATGTATACGAGTCCTGCGACGTGGATAACCGCTACACCTATATGGGTGGGACGACCGCCGCTGGCGTTATCGTCTACGAGGATAAGTGGGCGTATTCCCACCATGGTACGGACCCGACCAGCGGGAAACTCTGTAATGCCTTTGACTTGGTCCGGATTCACAAATTCGGCTATCAGGATGAGAGTAAAAAGGCCGATACGCCGGTTAACAAGCTCCCATCTTACCTGAACATGATGGATTTTGCAGGTAAGGATGAGAAGGTGAAGAAATTGATTTTCACTGAACGTTTAGCCTCTGCTCGTGAGGACTTTGAGAGAGGGGATGTTGATGGTGACGAGATTGATCTAGAATGGACGGGTAAGCTAGATACCGATCGTAAGGGCACGATTCTTCCAAACCCCGATAACCTCGAAGTAATTCTTAGATATGATCCCCTTCTAAAGGGCAAGATCCGCTATAATGAATTCTCCAAGGCTAAAGAAGTTCACGGTAAATTACCCTGGGCTCGTCCGGAAGACTCTAACGAGTGGTGTGATTTCGATGATTCAGGTATCCGCCGGTATTTAGGAGGTAAGCCTTATGAGATTAAAAACAAGGGCATGATTGAAGATGGCCTTAGCCAGATTGCCTATGAGAATCGGTTCCACTCGGTACGCGATTACCTGAATAGCTTAGTCTGGGACGGCGTTGAAAGACTTGACCGGGTGTTCGTGGATTACCTCGGAGCTGAGGATACGGAGCTTAACCGAATGTTAACCCGTAAAACGCTAGTAGCCGCCGTCGCCCGGATTATGAACCCCGGCTGCAAATTTGATTACGTCCTAACGCTTATCAGTGATGAGGGGGCTAGTAAGAGTACCCTGCTGTATAATTTAGGTAAAAGGCAGTGGTTTTCCAGTAGCTTGACCTTTAGTATGATCTCCGGAGGTAACGGTAAACAGGCCTTTGAACAGCTTCAGAATAAGTGGATTTTAGAGATCGCTGAAATGACGGGATTGAAGAAGGCAGAGGTTGAAGCCGTTAAGGCGTATATAACCAGCCGAGAGGATCATTACCGGGCTTCCTATAGTCCTAATATGACCAGTAGAGAGCGGCAGTGTATCTTCATTGGGACGACAAACAACGTTGATTTCCTGGTAAGTCAGACAGGTAACCGGCGGTTCTGGCCGCTGCCTGTACGGGTGCAGGCTCCTACAAAAGCCGTTCAGGAAGAAATGCCCGATGAAGAAATTGATCCGCTTTGGGCCGAAGCAGTCGTGCGATATCGTCAGGGTGAGAAGCTTTATTTAACACCTGAATGGGAAGCAGTCATTAAAGATATCCAGCAGCAACATACCGAAGTGGATCCGCGGGAGGTCAAGATTCAAAGTTATCTGGATATGCTACTACCTGATAACTGGGAGGCGATGAGCATTCCGGAGCGGCGAGCATATATCCACTACGGCGGTGATCCGCTGGTAAAAGCGGAAGTGCAACGTATACGTGTAAGTATAGCGGAGATATGGACCGAAGCCTTTGATGGTCAGTCAAAAGATATGACGACTAATAACGTGAAATTCATTCAGAATTACATGCGTCGGAAGGCCACGGATTGGGAGCCTAAGCTTATGAAAATCAAGGGGAATGTGGTAAGGGGATACGCGAGAAAAGCGGGGTTCTTAGAGCTCTTAGAGAGGTAA
- a CDS encoding DNA polymerase, translating to MILSIDIETYSSVDLRSTGVYPYIDSPDFQILMLAYSIDGGPVDVLDLMGEHREYFPKSLYDLLLDPAVVKTAWNAAFERLCLSRYFGVTFPVEQWDCSMIRGARAGYPLQLGLAAKAMGLEQEKDTAGKNLIKHFSMPCKPTKTNGGRTRNLPEHDPEKWSQYIEYNRQDVVVEMAIRERIVNIPVTEFEQRLYCLDQKINDMGILVDVELALNAIEMQETYVSRITQEASELTGLDNPNSVKQLLAWLDENGQSSEKLRKSDVSEMLDSKTLTEKVRRALEIRQEASKSSVKKYQAMLNYLGEDQRVRGLFQFYGANRTGRWAGRGIQLQNLPQNHLAAIEVARRAVKSGNAGLLSLLYRSIPDTLSQLIRTAFIPKEGHVLIISDFSAIEARVLAWLAGEQWRLDVFKTHGKIYEASASQMFKIPIEEITKGSPLRQKGKVSELALGYQGGPNALITMGALKQGLTEDELPSIVSKWRKASPAIVRLWANLEAAAIEAIERPGYWVKCGKFLRLILKQKTLFIELPSGRMLSYLNATLKPSKYGNGKMSIAYQGLSQEKKVWGHQDTYGGKLTENVVQAIARDCLAEALVRLDDAGYTIVTHVHDEVVLEEPEDSVDVEKIDKIMSTPMPWAADLPLKAEGFIAKFYQK from the coding sequence ATGATCCTTTCGATAGACATAGAAACGTACAGCAGCGTGGATCTGCGGTCAACAGGGGTGTATCCTTACATCGATTCGCCAGACTTCCAGATTCTCATGCTGGCTTACAGCATTGATGGCGGACCAGTAGATGTGTTGGATTTGATGGGCGAACACAGAGAGTACTTCCCCAAAAGTCTGTACGATTTGCTTTTAGATCCTGCCGTTGTTAAAACTGCATGGAACGCTGCCTTTGAACGTCTGTGTCTATCGAGGTATTTTGGGGTTACTTTTCCAGTTGAGCAGTGGGATTGCTCAATGATCCGGGGGGCTCGGGCGGGTTACCCTTTGCAATTGGGATTAGCTGCAAAAGCCATGGGTTTAGAACAGGAAAAGGATACAGCGGGTAAGAACCTCATTAAGCACTTTTCAATGCCCTGTAAGCCCACTAAAACCAACGGTGGCCGTACCCGTAACCTGCCCGAGCACGACCCGGAAAAGTGGTCTCAGTACATTGAGTACAACCGGCAAGACGTTGTTGTCGAAATGGCCATTCGGGAGCGGATCGTAAACATTCCCGTTACTGAGTTTGAACAGCGACTGTATTGCCTGGATCAGAAGATCAACGACATGGGGATTCTGGTCGACGTTGAACTAGCGCTTAATGCTATTGAAATGCAGGAAACCTATGTTTCCCGGATTACGCAGGAAGCCTCAGAGTTAACGGGTCTGGACAACCCGAACAGCGTTAAACAGTTGCTGGCGTGGCTTGATGAAAACGGCCAATCTTCCGAGAAACTTCGCAAGTCTGATGTTTCGGAAATGCTTGACTCTAAGACCTTAACTGAAAAGGTACGCAGAGCTTTGGAGATTCGTCAGGAGGCTTCGAAGAGTTCAGTTAAGAAGTATCAAGCCATGCTTAATTATCTGGGCGAGGATCAACGGGTTCGTGGACTTTTTCAATTCTACGGGGCTAACCGCACGGGCCGCTGGGCGGGTCGGGGTATTCAGTTGCAAAACCTCCCTCAAAACCATTTAGCCGCTATTGAAGTAGCCCGGCGAGCCGTAAAAAGCGGCAACGCAGGCCTGTTGTCTTTGCTCTACCGTAGTATACCCGACACGCTTAGCCAGCTCATCCGTACAGCATTCATTCCTAAAGAAGGACATGTACTGATTATCTCGGATTTCTCAGCGATCGAGGCCCGCGTTCTGGCTTGGCTGGCGGGCGAGCAATGGCGGCTTGATGTGTTTAAAACGCATGGAAAGATCTATGAAGCCTCGGCCTCTCAGATGTTTAAAATCCCCATCGAAGAGATTACGAAAGGGAGCCCGCTTCGCCAGAAAGGCAAAGTCTCTGAATTAGCACTGGGCTACCAAGGCGGACCCAATGCCCTAATCACCATGGGGGCCTTAAAGCAAGGACTCACGGAGGATGAGTTGCCGAGTATCGTCAGCAAATGGCGTAAGGCAAGTCCTGCTATCGTACGGCTTTGGGCAAACCTGGAAGCCGCGGCTATCGAAGCAATTGAGCGTCCCGGTTACTGGGTGAAGTGCGGGAAGTTTCTTCGGCTCATTCTCAAGCAGAAAACGCTCTTTATCGAGCTGCCGTCGGGTCGCATGCTGTCTTACCTCAACGCAACCTTAAAGCCCAGTAAGTACGGAAACGGCAAAATGAGTATTGCCTATCAGGGGCTTAGCCAGGAAAAAAAGGTATGGGGGCATCAGGACACCTACGGCGGCAAACTGACGGAGAACGTCGTACAGGCCATTGCCCGCGACTGCCTAGCAGAGGCCCTGGTTCGGCTCGACGATGCGGGCTACACCATCGTAACCCACGTACACGATGAGGTTGTGCTGGAAGAACCCGAAGACAGCGTCGACGTCGAAAAGATCGATAAAATCATGAGTACCCCAATGCCCTGGGCGGCCGACCTGCCGCTAAAGGCCGAGGGTTTCATCGCCAAATTCTATCAGAAATAA
- a CDS encoding DNA cytosine methyltransferase: protein MTHASLFSGIGGFDLAAEWMGWENLFHCEINPFCTQILKYYWPNAVHYSDIKQTDFTPWRGRVDVLSGGFPCQPFSSAGKRKGTADDRYLWPEMLRAIREIEPTWIVGENVRGLVTWNDGMVFEQVCADLEAEGYEVQAFVIPAAGVNAPHRRERVWFIAYADRSRHDWRGQRQNGESGKRTICENINDDRFEVRSQATTCSTVTSDADRSGHRSDYEFGQNRPASLESEGFGQEWKRVRTVTGGNGSEETTSDPFSLGFRRESDGEGEPKLPSQNEQKRAFANTDSDKRPSGGELDQQSRQAPSTNGCRHVGHSNGQHASTKQSVSSGPGPEPGRIRNLSDTNPYNERLEKPRCQPQQQKTHGEFGVKHKNGSRAWSEFPTQSPLRSRDDGFPTRLDGITVSKLRTESIKGFGNAVVPQVVYRIFLTILFS, encoded by the coding sequence GTGACCCACGCTAGTTTATTCTCAGGCATCGGAGGGTTCGATTTAGCCGCTGAGTGGATGGGTTGGGAGAACCTCTTTCACTGTGAAATAAACCCCTTTTGTACGCAGATTCTTAAATACTACTGGCCGAATGCAGTCCACTATTCCGACATCAAACAAACCGACTTCACGCCCTGGCGAGGCAGAGTTGACGTACTCTCGGGAGGCTTCCCTTGCCAGCCTTTCAGTTCCGCAGGAAAGCGAAAAGGCACAGCTGATGACCGCTACCTCTGGCCAGAAATGCTACGAGCAATACGAGAAATCGAGCCTACATGGATCGTCGGTGAGAACGTTCGCGGACTTGTTACTTGGAACGACGGCATGGTCTTCGAGCAGGTGTGTGCTGACCTGGAAGCTGAAGGCTATGAAGTACAAGCGTTCGTTATTCCTGCTGCAGGCGTCAACGCTCCCCATCGCAGAGAAAGAGTATGGTTTATTGCCTACGCCGACCGTAGCCGACACGATTGGCGGGGACAACGCCAAAACGGTGAGTCTGGAAAACGGACGATATGTGAGAACATCAATGACGACAGGTTTGAAGTTCGGAGCCAAGCTACAACATGTAGTACAGTTACTTCCGACGCCGACCGTAGTGGACACCGGAGCGACTACGAGTTTGGACAAAATCGACCAGCGTCGCTTGAGAGCGAAGGCTTCGGGCAAGAATGGAAACGGGTTCGGACAGTCACTGGGGGAAATGGCTCAGAGGAAACTACTTCCGACCCCTTTAGCCTCGGATTCAGGAGAGAAAGTGACGGGGAGGGAGAGCCAAAACTCCCTAGTCAAAATGAACAGAAACGGGCTTTTGCCAACACCGACTCAGACAAACGCCCATCAGGGGGTGAACTCGACCAACAATCAAGGCAAGCCCCTTCTACCAATGGTTGCCGCCATGTTGGGCACTCCAACGGCCAACATGCGAGTACGAAGCAATCAGTTTCAAGCGGGCCGGGCCCCGAACCCGGTAGAATTCGCAACCTCTCTGATACCAACCCCTACAACGAGAGATTGGAAAAGCCCAGATGTCAACCCCAACAGCAAAAGACACATGGTGAATTCGGAGTTAAACACAAAAATGGCTCAAGAGCTTGGTCAGAATTCCCAACTCAATCACCGCTTCGTAGCCGAGATGATGGGTTTCCCACCCGACTGGACGGAATTACCGTTTCTAAGCTCCGAACCGAATCCATAAAGGGCTTTGGCAATGCGGTTGTTCCGCAAGTAGTCTATCGAATCTTTCTGACGATTCTGTTCAGTTGA